A DNA window from Streptomyces parvus contains the following coding sequences:
- a CDS encoding S8 family serine peptidase: protein MPPARVRRRPRATAVAAALSLTVLPTALAAAGTTPAAADSVGLPVVRSVLAEDDTCVEASEVKARSEPWTMGALGAARARPLSQGAGQTVAVVDTGVGQSAPALSGRVTAIGDAGKDCVGHGTFAAGLIAATPGAAGGPAGLAPEARILAVRGADERGGSTVAQVAAGIREAADEGASVIYVAAALAGGKAELTRAVAYASDKDALVVAPLAPDVLPRDAEPAAWYWPAAAPGAIGVTDYGPDGQRPTNAPVVGGADLAAPGDAVVSIGPEGSGHFIGYGASFAAAHVAGAAAQVRARHPKLSAADTARRLTEAAYPASPPRLDPYAALTAVLTDEKGTVPRTERAEVPPPPAAEPRTRALIAAGVGGGVVLLVAAGAVVIPRGRARGWRPAGS from the coding sequence ATGCCCCCTGCCCGAGTTCGCCGCCGCCCACGGGCCACGGCCGTCGCCGCCGCCCTGTCGCTCACCGTGCTCCCGACCGCGCTGGCCGCCGCGGGCACCACGCCAGCCGCGGCCGATTCCGTGGGACTCCCCGTCGTACGTTCCGTACTGGCGGAGGACGACACCTGCGTCGAGGCCTCCGAGGTGAAGGCCCGGTCCGAGCCCTGGACCATGGGCGCGCTCGGGGCGGCCCGCGCGCGGCCGCTCTCCCAGGGCGCCGGGCAGACCGTGGCCGTCGTGGACACGGGGGTCGGGCAGTCGGCCCCGGCGCTCTCCGGCCGGGTGACCGCGATCGGGGACGCGGGCAAGGACTGCGTGGGGCACGGCACCTTCGCGGCCGGTCTGATAGCGGCGACCCCGGGTGCCGCCGGAGGGCCGGCCGGACTGGCCCCCGAGGCCCGCATCCTGGCCGTACGGGGCGCGGACGAGCGCGGCGGGTCCACGGTCGCCCAGGTCGCCGCCGGCATCCGCGAGGCGGCCGACGAGGGCGCCTCCGTCATCTACGTCGCCGCCGCCCTGGCCGGCGGCAAGGCGGAGCTGACCAGGGCGGTCGCCTACGCGAGCGACAAGGACGCGCTGGTCGTGGCCCCGCTGGCCCCGGACGTGCTGCCGAGGGACGCGGAGCCCGCCGCCTGGTACTGGCCCGCCGCCGCCCCGGGGGCGATCGGTGTGACGGACTACGGCCCGGACGGGCAGCGCCCCACCAACGCGCCCGTGGTGGGCGGCGCGGACCTGGCCGCGCCCGGGGACGCGGTGGTGAGCATCGGCCCCGAGGGCTCGGGCCACTTCATCGGCTACGGGGCCTCGTTCGCCGCCGCGCACGTCGCGGGGGCGGCGGCGCAGGTGCGAGCGCGCCACCCGAAGCTGTCGGCGGCCGACACGGCACGCCGCCTGACCGAGGCGGCCTACCCGGCGAGCCCGCCGCGCCTGGACCCGTACGCGGCCCTGACGGCCGTCCTGACGGACGAGAAGGGGACGGTGCCCCGGACCGAGCGGGCCGAGGTCCCGCCGCCGCCCGCGGCGGAGCCCCGTACCCGCGCGTTGATCGCGGCGGGCGTGGGCGGCGGCGTGGTGCTGCTGGTCGCCGCGGGCGCGGTGGTGATCCCGCGCGGGCGGGCCCGCGGCTGGCGTCCTGCGGGGAGCTGA